The Armatimonadota bacterium genome includes the window CAAGAAGTAGACCGGAGCGATTCGATCCGCGGAGGTGAGGGCAGTGCCCAAACTGCTGTCGTATGACGAGACCGCCCGGCGGGCTATGGAGCGCGGCGTCAACAAACTGGCCGACGCTGTGAGGATCACCCTGGGCCCGAAGGGCCGCAACGTGGTGCTGGAAAAGAAATTCGGCTCCCCCACCATCACCCACGACGGCGTGACGGTGGCCAAGGAGATCGAGCTGGAAGATCCCTTCGAGAACGCCGGCGCCCAGCTGGTGCGCGAGGTGGCCACCAAGACGGAGGACGTCGCCGGCGACGGCACCACCACCGCCACCGTGCTGGCCCAGGCCCTGATCCGCGACGGCTTGAAGATGGTCGCCGCCGGCAGCAACCCCATGGCCCTCAAGCGGGGGATCGACCGGGCCGTGGCCGCGGCCGTGGAGGAGATCCGCAAGGCGGCCAAGCCGGTGGAGACCAAGGAGGCCATCCAGTCCGTGGCCACCATCTCGGCGAACGAGCCCGACATCGGCGCGCTCATCGCCGACGCCATGGACAAGGTGGGCAAGGACGGCGTGATCACCGTCGAGGAGAGCAAGGGCACCGAGACCACCGTGGAGGTGGTCGAGGGCATGATGTTCGACAAGGGCTACATCTCCGCCTACTTCGTCACCGATCCGGAGAAGATGGAGGCGGTCCTGGAGAACCCCTACATCCTGATCACGGACAAGAAGATCTCCGCGGTCAAAGACCTCCTCCCGATCCTGGAGAAGATCGCCCAGGTCAACCGCCCGATCCTGGTCATCGCCGAGGATGTGGAGGGCGAAGCCCTGGCCACCCTGGTGGTGAACAAGCTGCGCGGCACCCTGCAGTCGGTGGCGGTGAAGGCGCCGGCCTTCGGCGAGCGCCGCAAGGCCATCCTGGAGGACATCGCCATCCTCACCGGCGGCCAGGTGATCAGCGAAGAGGTGGGCCTGAAGCTGGAGAACGCCACGGTGCAGATGCTCGGCCGCGCCGGCCAGGTGCGCGTGCGCAAGGAAGAGACCATCATCGTCGACGGCGCCGGAGCGAAGGACAAGATCGAGAAGCGGATCCAGCAGCTGCGCAAGCAGATCGAGGAAACCGAGTCCGACTACGACCGCGAGAAGCTCCAGGAGCGCCTGGGCAAGCTCAGCGGCGGGGTGGCCGTGATCAAGGTCGGCGCCCACAGCGAGGCGGAGCTGAAGTACCGCAAGACCCGCACCGAGGACGCCCTGCGCGCCACCCGCTCCGCGGTGGAGGAGGGTATCGTCCCGGGCGGCGGCAGCATCCTGGTGCACGCCAGCAAGGCCCTGGAGAAGCTTGAGGCCGAGGGCGACGAGAAGACCGGGATCGCCCTGGTGGCCCGGGCGCTGCTCGAGCCGGCCCGGCAGCTGGCGGTCAATGCCGGCCAGGAGGGCTGGCTGATCGTGGAGCG containing:
- the groL gene encoding chaperonin GroEL (60 kDa chaperone family; promotes refolding of misfolded polypeptides especially under stressful conditions; forms two stacked rings of heptamers to form a barrel-shaped 14mer; ends can be capped by GroES; misfolded proteins enter the barrel where they are refolded when GroES binds); translated protein: MPKLLSYDETARRAMERGVNKLADAVRITLGPKGRNVVLEKKFGSPTITHDGVTVAKEIELEDPFENAGAQLVREVATKTEDVAGDGTTTATVLAQALIRDGLKMVAAGSNPMALKRGIDRAVAAAVEEIRKAAKPVETKEAIQSVATISANEPDIGALIADAMDKVGKDGVITVEESKGTETTVEVVEGMMFDKGYISAYFVTDPEKMEAVLENPYILITDKKISAVKDLLPILEKIAQVNRPILVIAEDVEGEALATLVVNKLRGTLQSVAVKAPAFGERRKAILEDIAILTGGQVISEEVGLKLENATVQMLGRAGQVRVRKEETIIVDGAGAKDKIEKRIQQLRKQIEETESDYDREKLQERLGKLSGGVAVIKVGAHSEAELKYRKTRTEDALRATRSAVEEGIVPGGGSILVHASKALEKLEAEGDEKTGIALVARALLEPARQLAVNAGQEGWLIVERLKNEPLGTGYNVLTGKFEDMIRAGIVDPAKVVRSALQNAASIASLVLTTEAMVVEKPEEEKAPATPSVPPM